From Candidatus Atelocyanobacterium thalassa isolate ALOHA, a single genomic window includes:
- a CDS encoding carbohydrate ABC transporter permease — MKPVTLTKQQLLIKLTPYLFLFPALFLLGIVILIPTFQAFYLSFTQYNYDLTKPSNWIGLENFYRLSQDSAFWKTLINTILYLLGVVPLLVSLPLLLAILVNNNLRGISLFRLAFYIPVIISTVVVGITWKALYSSNGLFNQMLNYLGIDAIPWLTSTKMAIWSVMLVTVWKGLGYYMMIYLAGLQGISKELYEAAAIDGSDGWQKHLDITIPLMRSYILLVAVISSISAIKTFEEVYIMTQGGPLNSSKTIVYYLYEKAFHDLDINYACTIGLVLFLIILAFSIVNLKVSTYYKK; from the coding sequence GTGAAACCTGTAACTCTAACTAAACAGCAATTATTAATAAAACTTACACCATATTTATTCTTATTTCCAGCTTTATTTTTACTTGGAATTGTTATATTAATTCCTACTTTTCAAGCCTTTTATCTAAGCTTTACACAATATAACTACGATCTAACAAAACCCTCTAATTGGATAGGTCTAGAAAACTTTTATAGGCTATCACAAGATTCAGCATTTTGGAAAACATTAATAAACACAATACTATATCTTTTAGGGGTAGTTCCTCTCTTAGTTTCACTTCCACTTCTATTAGCTATTTTAGTTAATAACAATTTAAGAGGTATTAGCTTATTTCGTTTAGCATTTTATATTCCGGTAATTATCTCAACGGTTGTTGTAGGGATTACATGGAAAGCTTTGTATAGTTCTAATGGATTATTTAATCAAATGCTTAACTACTTAGGAATAGATGCAATTCCTTGGCTAACTAGCACTAAAATGGCAATTTGGAGTGTCATGCTTGTTACAGTTTGGAAGGGTTTAGGATATTATATGATGATTTATCTAGCAGGATTGCAAGGAATTTCTAAAGAATTATATGAAGCTGCTGCTATAGACGGTTCAGATGGTTGGCAAAAACACTTAGATATCACAATCCCCTTGATGCGTTCTTATATACTCCTGGTTGCTGTCATATCTTCTATTTCTGCTATCAAAACTTTTGAAGAGGTTTATATTATGACTCAAGGAGGACCTTTAAACAGCTCTAAAACAATTGTTTATTACCTCTATGAAAAAGCATTTCATGATTTAGATATTAATTATGCATGTACAATTGGGCTAGTTTTATTTCTAATAATATTAGCTTTTTCAATTGTTAATCTCAAAGTATCTACATATTATAAAAAATAA
- a CDS encoding DUF3611 family protein, whose protein sequence is MSQNYEISQPLPPSVKRASTILQWSGNIGFWTQLVLGVLAAALLFLSLAGLVTQDKSSEGTSFSVFCSISGVIALMISTFICFRYKKIAQLMKNPEPKARPKKSSTLQLIRAGLLSNLVGIFLSIIGAEGFVGILWRKLSNIPQGAAVYDTGKLPTPSEILLLLANTHTISCHFAGIIVGLYLLDRLDR, encoded by the coding sequence ATGAGTCAAAACTACGAAATTTCTCAACCGCTTCCTCCTAGTGTCAAACGTGCCTCAACTATTCTTCAATGGTCAGGAAATATTGGCTTTTGGACACAATTAGTATTAGGAGTATTGGCAGCAGCTCTCCTGTTTTTGTCTTTAGCAGGATTAGTTACACAGGATAAATCATCAGAAGGAACTTCTTTTAGTGTTTTTTGTTCCATTTCTGGTGTTATAGCACTTATGATCAGCACATTTATTTGTTTTAGATACAAGAAAATTGCTCAATTAATGAAGAATCCTGAACCAAAGGCTAGACCTAAAAAATCTTCAACCTTACAGTTGATCAGAGCAGGATTATTATCTAATTTAGTAGGTATTTTCTTGTCAATTATTGGTGCAGAAGGCTTTGTTGGGATCCTTTGGAGAAAGCTTTCTAACATTCCTCAAGGTGCAGCAGTCTACGATACTGGTAAATTACCAACTCCTAGCGAAATTTTATTACTTCTAGCTAATACACATACGATATCATGCCATTTTGCTGGAATTATAGTAGGTTTATATCTCTTAGATCGGTTAGATAGATAA
- the rbfA gene encoding 30S ribosome-binding factor RbfA: MANSRRVSRISSLIKREISNMLLFDIKDDRVGAGMISITNVDLSGDLQHVKIFVSIYGTEEVQFETMQGLKSSEGYVRKELAQRIRLRRAPDVKFFQDYGIEKGNEMLYLLSELKDINVTEQDPSPLK; encoded by the coding sequence ATGGCTAATAGTCGTCGAGTATCTCGTATCTCCTCATTAATTAAACGTGAAATTTCCAACATGCTTCTCTTTGATATAAAAGATGATCGAGTAGGAGCCGGCATGATTAGTATAACTAACGTGGATTTGTCAGGAGATTTACAACATGTTAAAATCTTCGTAAGTATCTATGGCACTGAAGAAGTACAATTTGAAACAATGCAAGGGCTTAAGTCTTCAGAAGGTTATGTCAGGAAAGAACTTGCACAGCGTATACGACTAAGGCGAGCTCCAGATGTAAAATTTTTCCAAGATTACGGTATTGAGAAAGGAAATGAAATGTTATATTTGCTAAGCGAACTCAAAGATATCAATGTAACTGAACAAGACCCTTCTCCATTAAAATAG
- the thiS gene encoding sulfur carrier protein ThiS — translation MNNIETITLQVNGKPKKFISQMNLPQFLEEMQFNPYLVVIEYNGEILHKEYWENTFLKTGDNLEVVTIVGGG, via the coding sequence ATGAATAACATCGAAACGATAACCTTACAAGTTAATGGAAAACCTAAAAAATTCATATCTCAAATGAATTTGCCGCAATTTTTAGAAGAAATGCAATTTAATCCATATTTAGTAGTTATTGAATATAATGGAGAAATTTTACATAAAGAGTACTGGGAGAATACTTTTCTAAAAACAGGAGATAATTTAGAAGTTGTAACTATAGTAGGTGGAGGGTAA
- a CDS encoding glycoside hydrolase family 3 N-terminal domain-containing protein codes for MIIVRASGCLFDHEIRYPAWEVSNDKLFSWLNTLNIGGVILLGGSAGEITLRTRQLQKLSNIPLFIAADIEEGVGQRFSGGTHFPPPMALGEIAKHDLKTATKLAYSMGEMIAEEALSIGINWMLAPIVDINNNPNNPVINIRSFGETPDVVSQLAKAFIKGAKNHPILTTAKHFPGHGNTSNDSHIELPVINHDSKRLNNLELVPFKEAISLKIDSIMSAHILINAWDRENPATLSKKILTKQLREKLNFKGLIITDALMMGGISKYFSPKEIAIRAIKAGANVLLMPDDPENTIKAIYDSVISGELEIETIDQSLDKIWKAKNKICNYKNNIDSVYTLSNKKTKKAVTNIIYNSIRTSSKLPLKTIVKIKKRNLIVVDDLLSMPFLIQQSPGITIPKSLGYDLQIVESTNFQSILDDNYLTLLQIFARGNPFRASAGLCDASKEVYLKLFSTSLLQGLIIYGSPYVLNWFTKMNIAQQLPWILSYGQIKESQEIACKKLFNLLDKKTTKVSKFSDNIFE; via the coding sequence ATGATTATCGTCCGTGCTTCTGGTTGCTTATTTGATCACGAAATACGTTATCCAGCCTGGGAAGTTTCTAATGATAAATTATTTAGTTGGTTAAACACCTTAAATATAGGTGGAGTAATTTTATTAGGAGGAAGTGCTGGAGAAATAACACTAAGAACTAGACAACTTCAAAAACTATCAAATATTCCGTTGTTTATTGCTGCAGATATTGAAGAAGGTGTAGGCCAACGTTTTTCAGGGGGAACCCATTTTCCACCTCCAATGGCCCTGGGAGAAATTGCAAAACATGATTTAAAAACTGCTACTAAGCTAGCTTATAGTATGGGAGAGATGATAGCAGAAGAAGCGTTATCTATCGGAATTAATTGGATGTTAGCACCAATAGTTGATATCAATAATAATCCAAACAATCCCGTCATTAATATTCGCTCTTTTGGCGAAACTCCTGATGTAGTATCTCAATTAGCCAAAGCTTTTATTAAAGGTGCAAAAAACCATCCTATATTAACAACAGCTAAACATTTTCCAGGCCACGGTAACACGAGTAATGATTCTCATATTGAACTCCCTGTAATTAATCATGATTCTAAAAGATTAAACAATTTAGAACTAGTTCCTTTTAAAGAAGCGATTAGTTTGAAAATTGATAGTATAATGAGCGCCCATATTTTAATTAATGCTTGGGATAGAGAAAATCCAGCAACTTTATCTAAGAAAATTTTAACTAAACAATTAAGGGAAAAGCTTAACTTTAAAGGATTAATTATTACAGATGCATTAATGATGGGAGGAATATCAAAATATTTTTCTCCTAAAGAAATAGCTATTAGAGCTATTAAAGCTGGTGCTAATGTATTATTAATGCCAGATGATCCAGAGAATACTATAAAAGCTATTTACGATTCAGTTATATCTGGAGAGCTAGAAATAGAAACAATCGATCAATCTCTTGATAAGATTTGGAAAGCAAAAAATAAAATATGTAATTATAAAAACAATATTGATTCGGTTTATACTTTATCAAACAAGAAGACTAAAAAAGCCGTAACTAATATCATTTATAACTCTATAAGAACAAGCTCGAAACTACCATTAAAAACAATTGTAAAAATCAAGAAACGTAATCTAATAGTAGTTGATGATTTACTTAGTATGCCTTTCTTAATTCAGCAATCTCCTGGAATAACTATACCTAAATCTCTAGGTTATGATCTTCAAATAGTAGAATCTACTAATTTTCAAAGTATTTTAGATGATAACTATCTAACACTATTACAAATCTTTGCACGAGGTAATCCTTTTCGAGCAAGTGCAGGTTTATGTGATGCATCTAAAGAAGTTTATTTAAAATTATTTTCTACTTCTCTTCTTCAAGGTTTGATTATTTATGGAAGTCCATATGTACTAAATTGGTTTACAAAAATGAATATAGCCCAACAATTACCTTGGATACTTTCCTATGGACAGATAAAAGAGAGTCAAGAAATTGCTTGTAAAAAGTTATTTAACTTACTTGATAAAAAAACAACGAAAGTATCAAAATTCTCAGACAACATCTTTGAGTAA
- a CDS encoding DUF565 domain-containing protein: MQKTRLNTLYETIYNNLSRTFSNPWRNLFLNFTSILVGFFIGQAIALIAGQESYWEITVGIILLVFTEVSSKIIYGRKRTKKKILWLETFNFFKMGIVYSLYIEALKLGS; the protein is encoded by the coding sequence ATGCAAAAAACAAGACTTAATACTTTGTATGAAACAATATATAATAACTTAAGCCGAACTTTTAGTAATCCTTGGCGTAATTTATTTTTAAATTTCACTAGTATTCTTGTAGGTTTTTTTATTGGCCAGGCTATTGCACTTATTGCAGGACAAGAGTCTTACTGGGAAATTACAGTTGGAATAATTTTACTAGTATTTACTGAAGTGAGTAGTAAAATTATCTATGGCAGAAAAAGAACCAAGAAAAAAATATTGTGGCTAGAAACCTTTAACTTTTTCAAGATGGGTATTGTTTATAGTCTTTATATAGAAGCTTTAAAACTTGGATCTTAG
- a CDS encoding ROK family protein, with translation MKKSSVIGIDLGGTYIKIGQFLENGLCINFSTIETPRPATPEAVVTAITQIVKVLKKDCDSIALGVGIPGPVDCTNRISKIAINLSNWKNVSLADLLEKHTQLPTVIENDANCAGLGEAWLGAGKIYKNLIMLTLGTGVGGAIILDDQLFTGHLGTAGELGLITLDFNGPICKSGNRGSLEQFGSIQAIRRMTGKDPAELGSLAKEGHKEAILFWEKYGQLLGAGLANIIYILTPEAIVIGGGISGSMPFFLEATLKEIEQRVLPTSRTNLKLLEAKLGNKAGMLGAAKLAWNLVNNISNKFN, from the coding sequence ATGAAAAAATCTTCAGTGATAGGAATCGACCTTGGTGGAACCTATATTAAAATTGGACAATTTCTTGAGAATGGATTATGTATTAACTTCTCAACAATAGAAACTCCCAGACCTGCTACTCCTGAAGCTGTAGTTACAGCTATTACACAGATAGTTAAAGTTTTAAAAAAAGATTGTGATTCTATAGCTTTAGGGGTCGGAATACCTGGACCAGTAGATTGTACTAATAGAATTTCTAAAATAGCTATAAATTTATCAAACTGGAAGAACGTTTCTTTAGCAGACCTATTGGAAAAACATACTCAATTACCTACAGTTATCGAGAATGATGCTAATTGTGCAGGTTTAGGAGAAGCTTGGTTAGGTGCAGGAAAAATCTACAAGAATTTAATAATGTTAACTTTAGGGACTGGAGTTGGAGGAGCAATTATTCTTGATGATCAGCTATTTACAGGACATTTAGGAACCGCAGGAGAGTTGGGATTAATCACCTTAGATTTTAATGGCCCTATCTGTAAAAGTGGTAATAGAGGATCACTAGAACAATTTGGTTCAATTCAAGCAATTCGTCGTATGACAGGCAAGGATCCAGCCGAACTTGGCTCTTTAGCTAAGGAAGGACACAAGGAAGCTATTCTTTTCTGGGAAAAATACGGACAATTACTAGGAGCAGGGTTAGCAAATATAATTTATATATTAACTCCAGAAGCAATAGTTATAGGTGGTGGAATTAGTGGCAGCATGCCTTTTTTCCTCGAAGCTACTTTAAAAGAAATTGAGCAACGTGTTTTGCCAACTTCTCGTACGAATCTTAAATTATTAGAGGCAAAATTAGGAAATAAGGCAGGTATGCTTGGTGCTGCTAAACTTGCCTGGAATCTTGTTAACAACATCAGCAATAAGTTTAATTAG
- the coaE gene encoding dephospho-CoA kinase (Dephospho-CoA kinase (CoaE) performs the final step in coenzyme A biosynthesis.): MSQLCKRIIGLTGGIATGKTSVSSYIKRHFSIPVLDADAYARNEIRLNSTLSKLIKQRYGKSIYLENGDLDYQRLGNIIFYDVKQKEWLENKIHPYVKQIFITEIKKSKSRTLILDLPLLFESKLTFLVTEIWIVYCNEQEQLKRLMKRNSLNKKDGIIRMKNQLPFKDKVKTADYILDNSSTFENLYIQINEVIRKTDLY, encoded by the coding sequence ATGAGCCAATTATGTAAAAGAATCATAGGTTTAACTGGTGGTATTGCTACTGGCAAAACAAGTGTTTCTTCTTATATTAAGAGACACTTTAGTATTCCTGTCTTAGATGCAGACGCATATGCTAGAAATGAAATTAGATTAAATTCTACTCTTTCTAAACTTATCAAGCAACGATATGGGAAAAGCATCTACTTAGAAAATGGAGACTTAGATTATCAGAGATTAGGGAATATAATATTTTATGATGTCAAACAAAAAGAATGGTTAGAAAATAAAATCCATCCCTACGTTAAACAAATATTTATTACAGAAATTAAAAAAAGTAAAAGTAGAACTCTGATTTTAGATTTGCCGTTACTTTTTGAATCCAAACTAACTTTTTTGGTAACAGAAATCTGGATTGTATATTGTAATGAACAAGAGCAGTTGAAAAGGCTAATGAAGAGAAATTCTTTGAATAAGAAAGATGGAATTATACGTATGAAAAATCAATTACCATTTAAAGATAAAGTAAAAACAGCAGATTATATTCTTGATAATTCTTCTACATTCGAAAATCTGTATATTCAAATAAATGAAGTTATAAGAAAAACTGACTTATATTAA